A segment of the Streptomyces sp. NBC_00376 genome:
GCACCTCAGCGCCCCGCCCCGCTCCCCCTCGGCCTCCGAGGTCACCGACGCCGACGCGGCCGGATGACCCGCCCCCGCCGCCCCGGCCGGGACGACGATCCGGACCGGCTGTACACCCTCACCGGAGGGCGCAGCCGGTCCGACTCGGACGCGTTCGACCTGGTGACGCTGGTGGTCTCCGAGTGCGAGCCGGCCCCCGGCATGCAGTCGGAGCACGTCACGATCCTGCAGATGTGCCGGCTGCCCACCGCGGTCGTGGAGATCGCGGCGGGCCTCGGCCTGCCCGTCAGCATCGTCCGGATCATGCTGTCCGATCTGCTGGACACCGGACGGATCAGCGCCCGCCACCCCCGAACCGCCCGTGTCGCGGACCGGCTCCCCGACCCCGACATCCTGGAACAGGTGCTCGTTGGACTCCGCAACCTCTGACCGTGCCGCCCTGCGGGCGACGGCCGACAACGGACTGAAGATCGTCGTCGTCGGCGGCTTCGGCGTCGGCAAGACCACCATGGTCCGCTCCGTCAGCGAGATCCGTCCGCTGAACACGGAAGAGACCATGACCCGCGCGGGCGAGGCCGTCGACCACCTCGACGGCGTGCAGTCGAAGACGTCCACGACCGTCGCCTTCGACTTCGGCCGGATCTCGCTCGACGAACGCTCCGTGCTGTACCTCTTCGGCGCCCCCGGCCAGGAGCGCTTCTGGTTCCTGTGGGACCGGCTGTTCTCCGGCACGCTCGGCGCCGTCGTGCTCGTCGACACCCGCAGGCTCGCCGACTCCTGGTACGCGATCGACCGGCTGGAGCACCACGGCACGCCGTTCATCGTGGCCTGCAACGACTTCGGCGGCCCGCTCCACACCGAGCAGCAGATACGGGAGGCGCTCGCCCTCTCGGACGACGTGCCGCTGGTGGAGTGCGACGCCCGGGACCGTTCGTCCAGCAAGTACGTACTGATCACGCTGGTCGAGTACCTCCACACCCTCTCCCGGGGCGGGGCCGCCGCCCGCTCCGGCGCCGCCCGTCCGGAGATCGCGCCGGAGATGACCCCGGAGCCCACCCCGTGACCCAGCCCCCGGCACCATCCTCCGGCTGCCCCGTCTCCCAGGGCCGCCTGCCGCTCTCCGGCTCCCGGTTCCAGACCGATCCGATCGGGCTCTACCGGGAGATGCGCCGCGACCACGGGGCCGTGGCCCCGATCGTCCTCGACGGCGACATCCCGGCCTGGCTCGTGATCGGCTACCGCGAACTGCACCAGGTCACCGGCGACCCGGTGCTGTTCAGCCGCGACTCCGAGCTGTGGAACCAGTGGGACCGCATCCCCGACGACTGGCCGCTGCTGCCGATGATCGGCCGCAAGCAGCCGTCGATCCTGTACACGGTCGGCCCCCGGCACACCGAACGCGCCGCGATGATCAGCGACGCGCTGGAGGCCGTCGACCCGTTCGCGCTGAAGAGGTACGCGGAGGAGTTCGCCGACGGTCTCATCGACCGGTTCTGCGCCACCGGCAGCTCCGAGATCATCGCCGACTACGCGATGCTGCTGCCCGCCCTCGTCCTGGCGAAGATCTACGGCTTCGACAACACCGTCGCCCACGCGCTCGTCGGCTCGCTCAACGACATGATCGACGGCCGGGAGCGGGCGCTGGCCGGTCAGCAGCACCTCGCCTCGTCCATGTTCCAGCTGCTGGCCGACAAGCACGCCGAGCCCGGCGACGACGTCGCCTCGCGGATGATCGCCGACCGCGGCCACTTCACCGACGAGGAGATCGCCCAGGACCTGATGGTCATGATGGCCGCGGGCCACCAGCCCACCGCCGACTGGATCGGCAACTCGCTGCGGCTGATGCTCACCGACGACCGGTTCGCCGCCTCCCTTTCGGGCGGCCGGCACAGCGTCGCCGAGGCCATGAACGAGGTCCTGTGGGAGGACACCCCGTCGCAGAACATCGCGGGCCGCTGGGCCTCGCGCGACACCCGCCTGGGCGGCCGCCACATCCAGGCGGGCGACCTGCTGGTGCTGGGCATCGCCGCCGCCAACGCCGACCCGCAGGTCCGCACCGACGGCTCCGAGATGACCGGCGGCAACAACGCGTTCCTCTCCTTCGGCCACGGCGAGCACCGCTGCCCGTTCACCGCCCAGGAGACCGCCGAGGTCATCGCCCGTACCGGCATCGAGGTACTGCTCGACCGGCTCCCGGACATCGACCTCGCCGTCCCCGCCGAGCAGCTCACCCGGCGCCCCTCACCGTGGCTGCGGGGCCTGACCGACCTGCCGTTGACCTTCACGCCCACGCTCGCCCTGGGCCCCACCACGGAATCCGCCACCGGAGGCCAGAGATGACCCGGATCGCGCTCGACCCCTTCGTCACCGACCTCGACGGCGAGAGCGCCCGGCTGCGCGCCGCGGGCCCGCTCGCCGAGGTGGAACTGCCCGGCGGGGTGCACTGCTACGCGGTCACCCACCACGCCGAGGCGCGGCAGCTGCTCACCGACAGCCGGATCGTGAAGGACATCAATGTCTGGAACGCCTGGCAGCGCGGCGAGATACCGATGGACTGGCCGCTGATCGGCCTCGCCAACCCGGGCCGCTCCATGCTGACGGTCGACGGCGCCGACCACCGCCGGCTGCGCACCCTGGTCGCGCAGGCGCTGACCGTGAAGCGGGTGGAGCGGCTGCGGGACGGCATCGAGGCGCTGACCACGGCGAGCCTGGACCGGCTGGCCGCGCTGCCGAAGGGCGAGCCGGTCGACCTGAAGGCGGAGTTCGCCTACCCGCTGCCGATGAACGTGATCAGCGAGCTGATGGGCGTGGACAGCGCGGACCACCCGCGGCTGAAGGAGCTGTTCGAGAAGTTCTTCTCGACGCAGACCCCGCCGGCGGAGGTCCCGCAGATGATGGCGGACCTCGGCGAGCTCTTCACGAAGATCGTCGACGGCAAGCGGAAGAACCCGGGCGACGACCTCACCAGCGCCCTGATCGAGGCCTCCGAGAACGGTGACCAGCTCACCGACGAGGAGATCGTCAACACCCTCCAGCTGATCATCGCGGCCGGTCACGAGACCACGATCAGCCTGATCGTGAACGCGGTCGTCGCGC
Coding sequences within it:
- a CDS encoding DUF742 domain-containing protein — encoded protein: MTRPRRPGRDDDPDRLYTLTGGRSRSDSDAFDLVTLVVSECEPAPGMQSEHVTILQMCRLPTAVVEIAAGLGLPVSIVRIMLSDLLDTGRISARHPRTARVADRLPDPDILEQVLVGLRNL
- a CDS encoding GTP-binding protein, producing the protein MDSATSDRAALRATADNGLKIVVVGGFGVGKTTMVRSVSEIRPLNTEETMTRAGEAVDHLDGVQSKTSTTVAFDFGRISLDERSVLYLFGAPGQERFWFLWDRLFSGTLGAVVLVDTRRLADSWYAIDRLEHHGTPFIVACNDFGGPLHTEQQIREALALSDDVPLVECDARDRSSSKYVLITLVEYLHTLSRGGAAARSGAARPEIAPEMTPEPTP
- a CDS encoding cytochrome P450, with translation MTQPPAPSSGCPVSQGRLPLSGSRFQTDPIGLYREMRRDHGAVAPIVLDGDIPAWLVIGYRELHQVTGDPVLFSRDSELWNQWDRIPDDWPLLPMIGRKQPSILYTVGPRHTERAAMISDALEAVDPFALKRYAEEFADGLIDRFCATGSSEIIADYAMLLPALVLAKIYGFDNTVAHALVGSLNDMIDGRERALAGQQHLASSMFQLLADKHAEPGDDVASRMIADRGHFTDEEIAQDLMVMMAAGHQPTADWIGNSLRLMLTDDRFAASLSGGRHSVAEAMNEVLWEDTPSQNIAGRWASRDTRLGGRHIQAGDLLVLGIAAANADPQVRTDGSEMTGGNNAFLSFGHGEHRCPFTAQETAEVIARTGIEVLLDRLPDIDLAVPAEQLTRRPSPWLRGLTDLPLTFTPTLALGPTTESATGGQR
- a CDS encoding cytochrome P450 family protein, whose amino-acid sequence is MTRIALDPFVTDLDGESARLRAAGPLAEVELPGGVHCYAVTHHAEARQLLTDSRIVKDINVWNAWQRGEIPMDWPLIGLANPGRSMLTVDGADHRRLRTLVAQALTVKRVERLRDGIEALTTASLDRLAALPKGEPVDLKAEFAYPLPMNVISELMGVDSADHPRLKELFEKFFSTQTPPAEVPQMMADLGELFTKIVDGKRKNPGDDLTSALIEASENGDQLTDEEIVNTLQLIIAAGHETTISLIVNAVVALQTHPEQREQVLGGQVPWENVIEETLRWNTPTSHVLIRFATEDVEVGDKVLPKGEALIVSFGALGRDEAHHGPTAGDFDVTRSPNRHIAFGHGPHVCPGAALSRLEAGVALPALYERFPELELAVPASELRNKPIVTQNDLHDLPVDLG